A single genomic interval of Koleobacter methoxysyntrophicus harbors:
- a CDS encoding GrdX family protein: protein MKTGEYTVITNNPYFLKEPVKGEIRYMNFPPMKILTEARDLIHKGYILITHPLVGGIKPNQTPYRTVILSAGPGPVDIDSVRVIGDSILIMEKFLKVKPIPPMADDIKKDLAFMDYTLIKEALESR, encoded by the coding sequence ATGAAAACTGGCGAATATACCGTAATAACGAACAACCCGTATTTCTTAAAGGAGCCTGTAAAGGGTGAAATAAGGTATATGAATTTTCCGCCGATGAAGATTTTAACCGAAGCACGTGATTTAATTCACAAAGGCTACATACTTATAACCCATCCATTGGTAGGAGGAATAAAACCAAATCAAACTCCTTACAGAACGGTCATTCTATCGGCCGGACCCGGTCCTGTTGATATTGATTCGGTAAGGGTTATAGGAGACAGCATCCTTATAATGGAAAAGTTTCTTAAAGTAAAGCCAATTCCTCCTATGGCCGATGATATAAAAAAAGACCTGGCATTTATGGATTATACCCTTATAAAAGAGGCCCTTGAATCCCGTTGA
- a CDS encoding ISL3 family transposase produces the protein MSNISITSLFPFRRLKFIGSEDIDFEQGTGKVVELKPDLRFTPICSKCSSKGVGKHSNHQRFLRDLSLGPHKTLIHLHYRKIECPLCGQIVVEELDIAEPGGPRVTRRLAVYIQELCKLMTVKDVAEHLQLDWKTVKEIDKQGLKQEFADIDYNGLRYLAIDEISYGKHHRYLTNVIDFETGRIVWVGKDRKYETLKEFFLKMPEEVRDQIKAVAMDMWDPFIKAVSEFCPQAAIVFDVFHIVAQYNKVIDKVRRVETRAAMETDKNVIKGSRWILLKNPENLKEKEIPRLEKLLSINKNLSTVYILKDELKTIWQCNDRQQVSKALDEWCTKALESGIPALKRFVKTLRRHEYGILNHADYPIHTSKLEGINNKIKVIKRQAYGFHDLEYFILKVKQACS, from the coding sequence ATGTCCAATATAAGTATAACATCATTATTCCCCTTTCGTCGACTAAAATTTATAGGTTCAGAGGACATTGATTTCGAGCAGGGTACCGGAAAAGTAGTTGAATTAAAACCAGACCTGCGTTTTACGCCCATTTGTTCTAAATGTAGCAGTAAAGGAGTCGGTAAGCATTCTAACCATCAACGTTTCTTAAGAGACCTTTCCTTAGGTCCTCATAAAACGCTAATCCATCTACATTATCGCAAGATAGAGTGTCCTCTGTGCGGTCAAATAGTTGTAGAAGAGCTGGATATAGCCGAACCTGGTGGGCCAAGGGTAACCCGGCGTTTGGCTGTCTACATACAGGAACTCTGTAAATTAATGACCGTAAAGGATGTAGCAGAACATCTCCAGCTGGATTGGAAAACGGTTAAAGAAATTGATAAACAGGGTCTTAAGCAGGAATTTGCCGATATAGACTACAACGGATTACGGTATTTGGCAATAGATGAAATCTCTTATGGAAAACACCACCGGTATCTGACTAATGTCATCGATTTTGAAACCGGCCGGATTGTTTGGGTTGGTAAAGACCGTAAATATGAAACCTTAAAAGAGTTCTTCTTAAAGATGCCGGAGGAGGTACGAGACCAAATTAAGGCTGTTGCCATGGATATGTGGGACCCATTTATTAAAGCAGTTTCTGAATTTTGTCCCCAGGCTGCCATTGTCTTTGATGTATTTCATATAGTCGCTCAATACAATAAAGTAATTGACAAGGTCCGTAGAGTAGAAACCAGGGCTGCAATGGAAACTGATAAAAATGTCATTAAGGGCAGCCGCTGGATCCTGCTTAAAAATCCGGAGAATCTTAAAGAAAAGGAAATACCTCGTTTGGAAAAACTGCTTTCGATTAATAAGAACCTTTCCACCGTATACATTTTGAAAGATGAGCTAAAAACAATCTGGCAATGTAATGACCGCCAGCAGGTGTCAAAAGCGCTTGATGAGTGGTGCACAAAAGCATTGGAATCCGGTATACCTGCATTAAAACGGTTTGTGAAAACCTTACGACGCCATGAATACGGTATCCTTAATCACGCTGATTATCCAATACATACGAGTAAGCTGGAAGGGATAAACAATAAAATTAAGGTTATCAAACGTCAAGCTTATGGCTTCCATGACCTGGAGTATTTTATCTTAAAAGTTAAACAAGCCTGCTCATGA
- a CDS encoding TatD family hydrolase, whose translation MLIDTHAHLDDRRFNRDRDRVIERAKKEGITTIIHIGFDKESSLNACNMAEKYEDIYAAVGVHPHDAKDASDDVLELIYNLAKTKKKVVAVGEIGLDYYRDLSPRDVQKRVFSHQIALAKELDLPIVVHDRDAHGDVLKILKEERAGRVGGVLHCFSGSREMAEECIKMGFYISFAGPITYSNARRLVEVARYVPLDRFLVETDCPYLTPEPYRGKRNEPAYVKLVAQKAAEIKGITFEELAKITTANAKEVFRI comes from the coding sequence CAGGCGGTTTAACAGGGACCGCGACAGGGTCATTGAAAGAGCGAAAAAAGAGGGGATAACGACCATAATCCACATAGGGTTTGATAAAGAATCCTCACTAAATGCATGCAATATGGCAGAAAAATATGAAGATATTTATGCTGCCGTAGGGGTGCATCCCCATGATGCAAAGGACGCTTCTGATGATGTCTTAGAATTGATATACAATCTCGCAAAAACGAAGAAAAAAGTTGTTGCAGTTGGGGAAATAGGTCTCGATTATTACAGGGACCTTTCCCCACGGGATGTCCAGAAAAGGGTGTTTAGCCACCAGATAGCCCTGGCAAAAGAACTGGATCTGCCCATAGTAGTCCACGATAGGGATGCCCACGGCGATGTGCTTAAAATCCTGAAGGAAGAACGGGCAGGAAGGGTTGGAGGCGTACTGCACTGTTTTTCCGGCAGCAGGGAAATGGCAGAGGAATGTATAAAAATGGGTTTCTACATATCTTTTGCCGGGCCAATTACATATTCAAATGCCAGAAGGTTAGTGGAGGTGGCAAGGTATGTGCCCCTGGATAGGTTCCTTGTGGAAACGGATTGTCCCTATCTGACGCCGGAGCCTTACAGGGGGAAAAGGAATGAACCTGCTTATGTGAAGCTGGTGGCTCAAAAGGCAGCCGAGATAAAGGGGATTACCTTTGAGGAGCTTGCGAAAATAACCACAGCCAATGCAAAAGAAGTATTCAGGATATGA